In a genomic window of Callithrix jacchus isolate 240 chromosome 22, calJac240_pri, whole genome shotgun sequence:
- the TCF3 gene encoding transcription factor E2-alpha isoform X10, which translates to MNQPQRMAPVGTDKELSDLLDFSMMFPLPVTNGKGRPASLAGAQFGASGKSGERGAYASFGRDAGVGGLTQAGFLPGELALNSPGPLSPSGMKGTSQYYPSYSSSSRRRAADGGLDAQPKKVRKVPPGLPSSVYPPSSGEDYGRDAATYPSTKTPSSTYPAPFYMADGSLHPSAELWSPPGQAGFGPMLGGGASPLPLPPGSGPVASGGGSSTFGGLHQHERMGYQLHGAEVNGGLPAASTFSSAPGAAYGGVSSHTPPVTGADSLLGSRGTTAGSSGDALGKALASIYSPDHSSNNFSSSPSTPVGSPQGLAGTSQWPRAGAPGALSPSYDGGLHGLSKIEDHLDEAIHVLRSHAVGTAGDVHALLPGHGALASGFAGPMPLGGRHAGLAGAGHPEDGLAGSPSLMHNHAALPSQPGALPDLSRPPDSYSGLGRAGATGTAAGEIKREEKEDEENTSAADHSEEEKKELKAPRARTSSTEEVLSLEEKDLRDRERRMANNARERVRVRDINEAFRELGRMCQMHLKSDKAQTKLLILQQAVQVILGLEQQVRERNLNPKAACLKRREEEKVSGVVGDPQMVLSAAHPGLSETHNPTGHM; encoded by the exons GCAAGAGCGGCGAGCGGGGTGCCTATGCCTCCTTTGGGAGAGATGCCGGCGTGGGCGGCCTGACTCAG GCTGGCTTCCTGCCAGGCGAGCTGGCCCTCAACAGCCCTGGGCCCCTGTCCCCATCCGGCATGAAGGGGACCTCCCAGTACTACCCCTCCTACTCCAGCAGCTCCCGGCGGAGAGCGGCGGACGGTGGCCTGG ACGCACAGCCCAAGAAGGTCCGGAAGGTCCCGCCGGGTCTTCCATCCTCG GTGTACCCGCCCAGCTCAGGTGAGGACTACGGCAGGGATGCCGCCACCTACCCGTCCACCAAGACCCCCAGCAGCACCTATCCCGCCCCCTTCTACATGGCAG ATGGCAGCCTGCACCCCTCAGCGGAGCTCTGGAGTCCCCCAGGCCAGGCGGGCTTCGGACCCATGCTGGGCGGGGGCGCATCCCCCCTGCCCCTCCCGCCTGGCAGCGGCCCTGTGGCCAGTGGTGGAGGCAGCAGCACGTTTGGCGGCCTGCACCAGCACGAGCGCATG GGCTACCAGCTGCACGGAGCAGAGGTGAACGGCGGGCTTCCGGCTGCATCCACCTTCTCCTCAGCCCCCGGAGCTGCGTACGGCGGCGTCTCCAGCCACACGCCGCCTGTCACTGGGGCTGACAGCCTCCTGG GCTCCCGAGGGACCACAGCCGGCAGCTCCGGGGACGCCCTCGGGAAGGCACTGGCCTCG ATCTACTCCCCGGACCACTCAAGCAATAACTTCTCGTCCAGCCCCTCTACCCCCGTGGGCTCCCCGCAGGGCCTGGCAG GGACGTCACAGTGGCCCCGAGCAGGAGCCCCTGGTGCCTTATCGCCCAGCTACGATGGGGGCCTCCACGGCCTG AGTAAGATAGAAGACCACCTGGACGAGGCCATCCACGTGCTCCGCAGCCACGCCGTGGGCACGGCCGGCGATGTGCACGCACTGCTGCCCGGCCACGGGGCACTGGCCTCGGGCTTCGCCGGTCCCATGCCGCTGGGCGGCCGGCACGCCGGCCTG GCCGGAGCCGGACACCCCGAGGACGGCCTTGCAGGCAGCCCCAGCCTCATGCACAACCACGCGGCCCTTCCCAGCCAGCCAGGCGCCCTCCCGGACCTCTCCCGGCCCCCCGACTCCTACAGTG GGCTAGGGCGAGCAGGTGCCACGGGAACTGCCGCCGGCGAAATCAAGCGTGAGGAAAAGGAGGACGAGGAGAACACCTCAGCAGCCGACCACtcggaggaggagaagaaggagctGAAGGCCCCCCGTGCCCGGACCAG CAGTACGGAGGAGGTGCTGTCCCTGGAGGAGAAGGACCTGAGGGACCGGGAGAGGCGTATGGCCAATAACGCGCGGGAGCGGGTGCGCGTGCGGGATATTAACGAGGCCTTCCGGGAGCTGGGGCGCATGTGCCAGATGCACCTCAAGTCGGACAAAGCACAGACCAAGCTGCTCATCCTGCAGCAGGCCGTGCAGGTCATCCTGGGGCTGGAGCAGCAGGTGCGAG AGCGGAACCTGAACCCCAAAGCCGCCTGTTTGAAACGGCGAGAAGAGGAGAAGGTGTCGGGTGTGGTTGGAGACCCCCAGATGGTGCTTTCCGCGGCCCACCCAGGCCTGAGTGAGACCCACAACCCCACCGGGCACATGTGA
- the TCF3 gene encoding transcription factor E2-alpha isoform X9 — protein MNQPQRMAPVGTDKELSDLLDFSMMFPLPVTNGKGRPASLAGAQFGASGKSGERGAYASFGRDAGVGGLTQAGFLPGELALNSPGPLSPSGMKGTSQYYPSYSSSSRRRAADGGLDAQPKKVRKVPPGLPSSVYPPSSGEDYGRDAATYPSTKTPSSTYPAPFYMADGSLHPSAELWSPPGQAGFGPMLGGGASPLPLPPGSGPVASGGGSSTFGGLHQHERMGYQLHGAEVNGGLPAASTFSSAPGAAYGGVSSHTPPVTGADSLLGSRGTTAGSSGDALGKALASIYSPDHSSNNFSSSPSTPVGSPQGLAGTSQWPRAGAPGALSPSYDGGLHGLSKIEDHLDEAIHVLRSHAVGTAGDVHALLPGHGALASGFAGPMPLGGRHAGLAGAGHPEDGLAGSPSLMHNHAALPSQPGALPDLSRPPDSYSGLGRAGATGTAAGEIKREEKEDEENTSAADHSEEEKKELKAPRARTSPDEDEDDLLPPEQKAEREKERRVANNARERLRVRDINEAFKELGRMCQLHLNSEKPQTKLLILHQAVSVILNLEQQVRERNLNPKAACLKRREEEKVSGVVGDPQMVLSAAHPGLSETHNPTGHM, from the exons GCAAGAGCGGCGAGCGGGGTGCCTATGCCTCCTTTGGGAGAGATGCCGGCGTGGGCGGCCTGACTCAG GCTGGCTTCCTGCCAGGCGAGCTGGCCCTCAACAGCCCTGGGCCCCTGTCCCCATCCGGCATGAAGGGGACCTCCCAGTACTACCCCTCCTACTCCAGCAGCTCCCGGCGGAGAGCGGCGGACGGTGGCCTGG ACGCACAGCCCAAGAAGGTCCGGAAGGTCCCGCCGGGTCTTCCATCCTCG GTGTACCCGCCCAGCTCAGGTGAGGACTACGGCAGGGATGCCGCCACCTACCCGTCCACCAAGACCCCCAGCAGCACCTATCCCGCCCCCTTCTACATGGCAG ATGGCAGCCTGCACCCCTCAGCGGAGCTCTGGAGTCCCCCAGGCCAGGCGGGCTTCGGACCCATGCTGGGCGGGGGCGCATCCCCCCTGCCCCTCCCGCCTGGCAGCGGCCCTGTGGCCAGTGGTGGAGGCAGCAGCACGTTTGGCGGCCTGCACCAGCACGAGCGCATG GGCTACCAGCTGCACGGAGCAGAGGTGAACGGCGGGCTTCCGGCTGCATCCACCTTCTCCTCAGCCCCCGGAGCTGCGTACGGCGGCGTCTCCAGCCACACGCCGCCTGTCACTGGGGCTGACAGCCTCCTGG GCTCCCGAGGGACCACAGCCGGCAGCTCCGGGGACGCCCTCGGGAAGGCACTGGCCTCG ATCTACTCCCCGGACCACTCAAGCAATAACTTCTCGTCCAGCCCCTCTACCCCCGTGGGCTCCCCGCAGGGCCTGGCAG GGACGTCACAGTGGCCCCGAGCAGGAGCCCCTGGTGCCTTATCGCCCAGCTACGATGGGGGCCTCCACGGCCTG AGTAAGATAGAAGACCACCTGGACGAGGCCATCCACGTGCTCCGCAGCCACGCCGTGGGCACGGCCGGCGATGTGCACGCACTGCTGCCCGGCCACGGGGCACTGGCCTCGGGCTTCGCCGGTCCCATGCCGCTGGGCGGCCGGCACGCCGGCCTG GCCGGAGCCGGACACCCCGAGGACGGCCTTGCAGGCAGCCCCAGCCTCATGCACAACCACGCGGCCCTTCCCAGCCAGCCAGGCGCCCTCCCGGACCTCTCCCGGCCCCCCGACTCCTACAGTG GGCTAGGGCGAGCAGGTGCCACGGGAACTGCCGCCGGCGAAATCAAGCGTGAGGAAAAGGAGGACGAGGAGAACACCTCAGCAGCCGACCACtcggaggaggagaagaaggagctGAAGGCCCCCCGTGCCCGGACCAG CCCAGACGAGGACGAGGACGACCTTCTCCCCCCAGAGCAGAAGGCCGAGCGGGAGAAGGAGCGCCGGGTGGCCAATAACGCCCGGGAGCGGCTACGGGTCCGCGACATCAACGAGGCCTTTAAGGAGCTGGGGCGCATGTGCCAGCTGCACCTCAACAGCGAGAAGCCCCAGACCAAACTGCTCATCCTGCACCAGGCCGTCTCGGTCATCCTGAACTTGGAGCAGCAAGTGCGAG AGCGGAACCTGAACCCCAAAGCCGCCTGTTTGAAACGGCGAGAAGAGGAGAAGGTGTCGGGTGTGGTTGGAGACCCCCAGATGGTGCTTTCCGCGGCCCACCCAGGCCTGAGTGAGACCCACAACCCCACCGGGCACATGTGA
- the TCF3 gene encoding transcription factor E2-alpha isoform X6, with the protein MNQPQRMAPVGTDKELSDLLDFSMMFPLPVTNGKGRPASLAGAQFGASGLEDRPSSGSWGSGDQNSSSFDPSRTYSEGAHFTESHSSLSSSTFLGPGLGGKSGERGAYASFGRDAGVGGLTQAGFLPGELALNSPGPLSPSGMKGTSQYYPSYSSSSRRRAADGGLDAQPKKVRKVPPGLPSSVYPPSSGEDYGRDAATYPSTKTPSSTYPAPFYMADGSLHPSAELWSPPGQAGFGPMLGGGASPLPLPPGSGPVASGGGSSTFGGLHQHERMGYQLHGAEVNGGLPAASTFSSAPGAAYGGVSSHTPPVTGADSLLGSRGTTAGSSGDALGKALASIYSPDHSSNNFSSSPSTPVGSPQGLAGTSQWPRAGAPGALSPSYDGGLHGLSKIEDHLDEAIHVLRSHAVGTAGDVHALLPGHGALASGFAGPMPLGGRHAGLAGAGHPEDGLAGSPSLMHNHAALPSQPGALPDLSRPPDSYSGLGRAGATGTAAGEIKREEKEDEENTSAADHSEEEKKELKAPRARTSTEEVLSLEEKDLRDRERRMANNARERVRVRDINEAFRELGRMCQMHLKSDKAQTKLLILQQAVQVILGLEQQVRERNLNPKAACLKRREEEKVSGVVGDPQMVLSAAHPGLSETHNPTGHM; encoded by the exons GTCTTGAGGACAGGCCCAGCTCAGGCTCCTGGGGCAGCGGCGACCAGAACAGCTCTTCCTTTGACCCCAGCAGG ACCTACAGCGAGGGCGCCCACTTCACTGAGTCGCACAGCAGCCTCTCTTCGTCCACATTCCTGGGACCGGGACTCGGAG GCAAGAGCGGCGAGCGGGGTGCCTATGCCTCCTTTGGGAGAGATGCCGGCGTGGGCGGCCTGACTCAG GCTGGCTTCCTGCCAGGCGAGCTGGCCCTCAACAGCCCTGGGCCCCTGTCCCCATCCGGCATGAAGGGGACCTCCCAGTACTACCCCTCCTACTCCAGCAGCTCCCGGCGGAGAGCGGCGGACGGTGGCCTGG ACGCACAGCCCAAGAAGGTCCGGAAGGTCCCGCCGGGTCTTCCATCCTCG GTGTACCCGCCCAGCTCAGGTGAGGACTACGGCAGGGATGCCGCCACCTACCCGTCCACCAAGACCCCCAGCAGCACCTATCCCGCCCCCTTCTACATGGCAG ATGGCAGCCTGCACCCCTCAGCGGAGCTCTGGAGTCCCCCAGGCCAGGCGGGCTTCGGACCCATGCTGGGCGGGGGCGCATCCCCCCTGCCCCTCCCGCCTGGCAGCGGCCCTGTGGCCAGTGGTGGAGGCAGCAGCACGTTTGGCGGCCTGCACCAGCACGAGCGCATG GGCTACCAGCTGCACGGAGCAGAGGTGAACGGCGGGCTTCCGGCTGCATCCACCTTCTCCTCAGCCCCCGGAGCTGCGTACGGCGGCGTCTCCAGCCACACGCCGCCTGTCACTGGGGCTGACAGCCTCCTGG GCTCCCGAGGGACCACAGCCGGCAGCTCCGGGGACGCCCTCGGGAAGGCACTGGCCTCG ATCTACTCCCCGGACCACTCAAGCAATAACTTCTCGTCCAGCCCCTCTACCCCCGTGGGCTCCCCGCAGGGCCTGGCAG GGACGTCACAGTGGCCCCGAGCAGGAGCCCCTGGTGCCTTATCGCCCAGCTACGATGGGGGCCTCCACGGCCTG AGTAAGATAGAAGACCACCTGGACGAGGCCATCCACGTGCTCCGCAGCCACGCCGTGGGCACGGCCGGCGATGTGCACGCACTGCTGCCCGGCCACGGGGCACTGGCCTCGGGCTTCGCCGGTCCCATGCCGCTGGGCGGCCGGCACGCCGGCCTG GCCGGAGCCGGACACCCCGAGGACGGCCTTGCAGGCAGCCCCAGCCTCATGCACAACCACGCGGCCCTTCCCAGCCAGCCAGGCGCCCTCCCGGACCTCTCCCGGCCCCCCGACTCCTACAGTG GGCTAGGGCGAGCAGGTGCCACGGGAACTGCCGCCGGCGAAATCAAGCGTGAGGAAAAGGAGGACGAGGAGAACACCTCAGCAGCCGACCACtcggaggaggagaagaaggagctGAAGGCCCCCCGTGCCCGGACCAG TACGGAGGAGGTGCTGTCCCTGGAGGAGAAGGACCTGAGGGACCGGGAGAGGCGTATGGCCAATAACGCGCGGGAGCGGGTGCGCGTGCGGGATATTAACGAGGCCTTCCGGGAGCTGGGGCGCATGTGCCAGATGCACCTCAAGTCGGACAAAGCACAGACCAAGCTGCTCATCCTGCAGCAGGCCGTGCAGGTCATCCTGGGGCTGGAGCAGCAGGTGCGAG AGCGGAACCTGAACCCCAAAGCCGCCTGTTTGAAACGGCGAGAAGAGGAGAAGGTGTCGGGTGTGGTTGGAGACCCCCAGATGGTGCTTTCCGCGGCCCACCCAGGCCTGAGTGAGACCCACAACCCCACCGGGCACATGTGA
- the TCF3 gene encoding transcription factor E2-alpha isoform X5 encodes MNQPQRMAPVGTDKELSDLLDFSMMFPLPVTNGKGRPASLAGAQFGASGLEDRPSSGSWGSGDQNSSSFDPSRTYSEGAHFTESHSSLSSSTFLGPGLGGKSGERGAYASFGRDAGVGGLTQAGFLPGELALNSPGPLSPSGMKGTSQYYPSYSSSSRRRAADGGLDAQPKKVRKVPPGLPSSVYPPSSGEDYGRDAATYPSTKTPSSTYPAPFYMADGSLHPSAELWSPPGQAGFGPMLGGGASPLPLPPGSGPVASGGGSSTFGGLHQHERMGYQLHGAEVNGGLPAASTFSSAPGAAYGGVSSHTPPVTGADSLLGSRGTTAGSSGDALGKALASIYSPDHSSNNFSSSPSTPVGSPQGLAGTSQWPRAGAPGALSPSYDGGLHGLSKIEDHLDEAIHVLRSHAVGTAGDVHALLPGHGALASGFAGPMPLGGRHAGLAGAGHPEDGLAGSPSLMHNHAALPSQPGALPDLSRPPDSYSGLGRAGATGTAAGEIKREEKEDEENTSAADHSEEEKKELKAPRARTSSTEEVLSLEEKDLRDRERRMANNARERVRVRDINEAFRELGRMCQMHLKSDKAQTKLLILQQAVQVILGLEQQVRERNLNPKAACLKRREEEKVSGVVGDPQMVLSAAHPGLSETHNPTGHM; translated from the exons GTCTTGAGGACAGGCCCAGCTCAGGCTCCTGGGGCAGCGGCGACCAGAACAGCTCTTCCTTTGACCCCAGCAGG ACCTACAGCGAGGGCGCCCACTTCACTGAGTCGCACAGCAGCCTCTCTTCGTCCACATTCCTGGGACCGGGACTCGGAG GCAAGAGCGGCGAGCGGGGTGCCTATGCCTCCTTTGGGAGAGATGCCGGCGTGGGCGGCCTGACTCAG GCTGGCTTCCTGCCAGGCGAGCTGGCCCTCAACAGCCCTGGGCCCCTGTCCCCATCCGGCATGAAGGGGACCTCCCAGTACTACCCCTCCTACTCCAGCAGCTCCCGGCGGAGAGCGGCGGACGGTGGCCTGG ACGCACAGCCCAAGAAGGTCCGGAAGGTCCCGCCGGGTCTTCCATCCTCG GTGTACCCGCCCAGCTCAGGTGAGGACTACGGCAGGGATGCCGCCACCTACCCGTCCACCAAGACCCCCAGCAGCACCTATCCCGCCCCCTTCTACATGGCAG ATGGCAGCCTGCACCCCTCAGCGGAGCTCTGGAGTCCCCCAGGCCAGGCGGGCTTCGGACCCATGCTGGGCGGGGGCGCATCCCCCCTGCCCCTCCCGCCTGGCAGCGGCCCTGTGGCCAGTGGTGGAGGCAGCAGCACGTTTGGCGGCCTGCACCAGCACGAGCGCATG GGCTACCAGCTGCACGGAGCAGAGGTGAACGGCGGGCTTCCGGCTGCATCCACCTTCTCCTCAGCCCCCGGAGCTGCGTACGGCGGCGTCTCCAGCCACACGCCGCCTGTCACTGGGGCTGACAGCCTCCTGG GCTCCCGAGGGACCACAGCCGGCAGCTCCGGGGACGCCCTCGGGAAGGCACTGGCCTCG ATCTACTCCCCGGACCACTCAAGCAATAACTTCTCGTCCAGCCCCTCTACCCCCGTGGGCTCCCCGCAGGGCCTGGCAG GGACGTCACAGTGGCCCCGAGCAGGAGCCCCTGGTGCCTTATCGCCCAGCTACGATGGGGGCCTCCACGGCCTG AGTAAGATAGAAGACCACCTGGACGAGGCCATCCACGTGCTCCGCAGCCACGCCGTGGGCACGGCCGGCGATGTGCACGCACTGCTGCCCGGCCACGGGGCACTGGCCTCGGGCTTCGCCGGTCCCATGCCGCTGGGCGGCCGGCACGCCGGCCTG GCCGGAGCCGGACACCCCGAGGACGGCCTTGCAGGCAGCCCCAGCCTCATGCACAACCACGCGGCCCTTCCCAGCCAGCCAGGCGCCCTCCCGGACCTCTCCCGGCCCCCCGACTCCTACAGTG GGCTAGGGCGAGCAGGTGCCACGGGAACTGCCGCCGGCGAAATCAAGCGTGAGGAAAAGGAGGACGAGGAGAACACCTCAGCAGCCGACCACtcggaggaggagaagaaggagctGAAGGCCCCCCGTGCCCGGACCAG CAGTACGGAGGAGGTGCTGTCCCTGGAGGAGAAGGACCTGAGGGACCGGGAGAGGCGTATGGCCAATAACGCGCGGGAGCGGGTGCGCGTGCGGGATATTAACGAGGCCTTCCGGGAGCTGGGGCGCATGTGCCAGATGCACCTCAAGTCGGACAAAGCACAGACCAAGCTGCTCATCCTGCAGCAGGCCGTGCAGGTCATCCTGGGGCTGGAGCAGCAGGTGCGAG AGCGGAACCTGAACCCCAAAGCCGCCTGTTTGAAACGGCGAGAAGAGGAGAAGGTGTCGGGTGTGGTTGGAGACCCCCAGATGGTGCTTTCCGCGGCCCACCCAGGCCTGAGTGAGACCCACAACCCCACCGGGCACATGTGA